A genomic window from Phycisphaerales bacterium includes:
- the miaA gene encoding tRNA (adenosine(37)-N6)-dimethylallyltransferase MiaA: MLPLGLTRYPVIAGPTAGGKTALAVEVALRVNERAGRAATEVVSADSMLIYRGLDIGAAKPTTEERRGIPHHLIDVAEPTDRFTVHDWLTLANRTIAEIIARGSLPIVVGGTHLYIKALLEGLFEGPGEDAALRERLRALPPGELRQRLEQVDPAAAARLHPNDLRRTIRALEVFELTGKTISEHQTQWGLGTPPLRGGLPSVLIGLSWPSELLNPRISARVKKMMEDGLLEEARELWQQGRLGPQAREGLGYKQLIEHFEGRCSLEDAVEEIKIETRRFAKNQRTWLRRLRTTPGSVWIDAAATPTETWATLVLQACA, from the coding sequence GTGCTGCCCCTCGGCCTGACCAGGTACCCGGTGATCGCCGGCCCCACCGCCGGCGGCAAGACCGCGCTCGCGGTCGAGGTGGCGCTGCGGGTGAATGAGCGCGCTGGACGCGCGGCCACGGAAGTCGTATCCGCCGACTCCATGCTCATCTACCGGGGGCTGGACATCGGGGCCGCGAAGCCGACGACCGAGGAACGCCGAGGGATCCCCCACCACCTCATCGACGTCGCCGAGCCCACCGACCGCTTCACGGTGCACGACTGGCTGACGCTCGCGAACCGCACCATCGCCGAGATCATCGCCCGCGGGAGCCTGCCGATCGTGGTCGGGGGCACGCACCTGTACATCAAGGCGCTGCTCGAGGGGCTTTTCGAAGGCCCGGGCGAGGACGCGGCGTTGCGGGAACGGCTGCGGGCGTTGCCGCCGGGGGAGCTCCGCCAGAGGCTCGAGCAGGTGGACCCCGCCGCGGCCGCGCGCCTGCACCCCAACGACCTGCGCCGCACCATCCGCGCGCTGGAGGTGTTCGAGCTCACGGGGAAGACCATCAGCGAGCACCAGACGCAGTGGGGCTTGGGTACCCCGCCGCTCCGCGGCGGTCTGCCGTCGGTGCTCATCGGCCTCTCCTGGCCCAGCGAGCTGCTCAACCCGCGCATCAGCGCGCGCGTGAAGAAGATGATGGAAGACGGCCTGCTCGAGGAGGCCCGTGAGCTGTGGCAGCAGGGCCGCCTGGGCCCCCAGGCCCGCGAGGGGCTGGGCTACAAGCAGCTCATCGAGCACTTCGAGGGCCGCTGCTCGCTCGAGGACGCGGTGGAAGAGATCAAGATTGAAACCCGCCGCTTCGCGAAAAACCAGCGCACCTGGCTGCGGCGGCTCCGCACGACGCCTGGTTCCGTGTGGATCGACGCTGCGGCTACCCCAACGGAGACATGGGCAACCCTGGTGTTGCAGGCGTGCGCGTAG
- a CDS encoding DNA topoisomerase: MAKKTASKAAKSKAAKPAPEAESSTAVKEAPAAKGRGAGRGGRGNRRMATTAYVSGAGKNRHLVIVESPSKAKTINKYLGKDYLVLASVGHVRDLPSRNPKGVKNPVPGVDLEHDFAPTYEVSEGKERVISDLKRAAKEATSTGHEVWFATDLDREGEAIAWHLAQELGVEPKQAKRVIFPAITKTEIEKAFKNPHPIDVDRVNAQQARRILDRIVGYQVSPLLWKKVARGLSAGRVQSVAVRLVVEREREIRAFVPDEYWAITANFTADLAKASGLAAEWTKLLSKRDEKGNPPTQRVQGAWLAEHGGFHAELVEFDGQKFDVRTIGTTANFDAPPDDGNDRVMEVAMYAGLTDVATDVREDSKGKGPARWVRTISGTLDPKTPYKIVSVETKRTSSRPGAPYITSTLQQAASSRLGFNAQRTMRTAQQLYEGVEIPGEGPVGLITYMRTDSTHLSGDAIEMARRYIAGRIGDKYLPEKPNFFTSSNKAAQEAHEAIRPTSADYTPSRVRSALSPDQFKLYSLIWERFIACQMVPAQWDSTTALIRGGRDASRPVTFRATGRALVFDGFYKVTGVPMGGDEQNLPRLAENTPVAPFALDVDQKFTQPPPRYTEASLIKVLESEGIGRPSTYASIIGVIQDRKYVEQLERRFYATDLGEVVTDKLIEAFPEIMDVGYTRDMEKELDQIEEEHTDWIEMLRKFYGPFKKSLKNAESNLVHAKAETVPAPEQFKCPTCGSPLVYRFGKNGRFLSCSTYPECSYASPVDREGNPRPAAETVDVACPKCGGAMTKRVGRFGPFLGCSNYNNKQNPCDGILNLDKKGKVTAPSMPAMQTEVPCEKCQAPLVLRNGVRGPWLSCSRFPKCRGRGKWNDLAEDVRFSLEQALKSHEAAHPIPIIKTMSGKALTDAMGKPLADALPVGQTEGPETFESVADALE; the protein is encoded by the coding sequence ATGGCCAAGAAAACCGCCAGCAAGGCCGCCAAGTCCAAGGCCGCGAAGCCCGCACCCGAGGCTGAATCTTCAACAGCCGTAAAGGAAGCGCCGGCGGCCAAGGGGCGCGGTGCGGGCCGGGGCGGGCGCGGCAATCGGCGGATGGCCACCACCGCCTACGTCTCCGGGGCCGGCAAGAACCGGCACCTGGTGATCGTCGAGTCGCCCAGCAAGGCCAAGACGATCAACAAGTACCTGGGCAAGGACTACCTCGTGCTCGCAAGCGTGGGGCACGTGCGAGACCTGCCCAGCCGCAACCCCAAGGGCGTCAAAAACCCGGTGCCCGGCGTGGACCTCGAGCACGACTTCGCCCCCACCTACGAGGTGAGCGAGGGCAAGGAGCGGGTGATCAGCGACCTCAAGCGGGCCGCCAAGGAAGCGACGAGCACCGGCCACGAGGTCTGGTTCGCAACCGACTTGGACCGCGAAGGGGAGGCGATCGCGTGGCACCTCGCGCAGGAGCTGGGCGTCGAGCCCAAGCAGGCCAAGCGGGTGATCTTCCCCGCCATCACCAAGACCGAGATCGAGAAGGCTTTTAAGAACCCCCACCCCATCGACGTGGACCGCGTGAACGCGCAGCAGGCGCGCCGCATTCTGGACCGCATCGTGGGTTACCAGGTCTCGCCGCTCCTGTGGAAGAAGGTGGCGCGGGGGCTGTCGGCGGGGCGCGTGCAGTCGGTGGCCGTGCGGCTCGTTGTTGAACGCGAGCGGGAGATCCGCGCCTTCGTGCCCGACGAGTACTGGGCCATCACCGCCAACTTCACCGCCGACCTCGCTAAGGCCTCGGGCCTGGCCGCGGAGTGGACCAAGCTGCTCAGCAAGCGCGACGAGAAGGGCAACCCGCCCACGCAGCGCGTGCAGGGCGCGTGGCTGGCCGAGCACGGCGGCTTCCACGCCGAGCTCGTCGAGTTCGACGGCCAGAAGTTCGACGTCCGCACCATCGGCACCACCGCCAACTTCGACGCCCCGCCCGACGACGGCAACGACCGCGTCATGGAGGTCGCCATGTACGCCGGCCTCACCGACGTCGCGACCGACGTGCGCGAGGACAGCAAGGGCAAGGGCCCGGCGCGGTGGGTTCGCACCATCTCCGGCACGCTGGACCCCAAGACTCCTTACAAGATCGTCTCGGTGGAGACCAAGCGCACCAGCAGCCGGCCTGGCGCGCCGTACATCACCTCCACGCTGCAGCAGGCCGCGAGCAGCAGGCTCGGCTTCAACGCCCAGCGCACCATGCGCACGGCCCAGCAGCTGTACGAGGGCGTCGAGATCCCCGGCGAGGGTCCCGTCGGCCTCATCACCTACATGCGTACCGACTCGACGCACCTCTCGGGCGACGCCATCGAGATGGCCCGCCGCTACATCGCGGGCCGCATCGGCGACAAGTACCTGCCCGAGAAGCCCAACTTCTTCACCTCGTCCAACAAGGCGGCCCAGGAGGCCCACGAGGCGATCCGCCCGACCTCCGCTGACTACACGCCCAGCCGCGTGCGTTCCGCGCTCAGCCCCGACCAGTTCAAGCTCTACTCGCTCATCTGGGAGCGGTTCATCGCGTGCCAGATGGTGCCCGCGCAGTGGGACTCGACCACCGCGCTCATCAGGGGCGGGCGCGACGCCTCCCGCCCCGTCACGTTCCGGGCCACCGGCCGCGCCCTGGTGTTCGACGGCTTCTACAAGGTGACCGGCGTGCCTATGGGCGGGGACGAGCAGAACCTCCCGCGCCTCGCGGAGAACACCCCTGTCGCGCCCTTCGCCCTCGACGTCGACCAGAAGTTCACCCAGCCCCCGCCGCGCTACACCGAGGCCTCGCTCATCAAGGTCCTGGAGAGCGAGGGCATCGGCCGCCCTTCCACCTACGCCTCCATCATCGGCGTCATCCAGGACCGCAAGTACGTGGAGCAGCTGGAGCGCCGCTTCTACGCCACCGACCTGGGCGAGGTCGTCACCGACAAGCTCATCGAGGCCTTCCCCGAGATCATGGACGTGGGCTACACCCGCGACATGGAGAAGGAGCTCGACCAGATCGAGGAGGAGCACACCGACTGGATCGAGATGCTCCGCAAGTTCTACGGCCCCTTCAAGAAGAGCCTCAAGAACGCCGAGAGCAACCTCGTCCACGCCAAGGCCGAGACCGTGCCCGCGCCCGAGCAGTTCAAGTGCCCCACCTGCGGCAGCCCGCTCGTGTACCGCTTCGGCAAGAACGGCCGCTTCCTCTCCTGCTCCACCTACCCCGAGTGCAGCTACGCCAGCCCCGTCGACCGCGAGGGCAACCCCCGCCCCGCCGCCGAGACCGTCGACGTCGCCTGCCCCAAGTGCGGCGGGGCGATGACCAAGCGCGTCGGCCGCTTCGGCCCCTTCCTGGGCTGCTCCAACTACAACAACAAGCAGAACCCCTGCGACGGCATCCTCAACCTCGACAAGAAGGGCAAGGTCACCGCCCCCAGCATGCCCGCCATGCAGACCGAGGTGCCCTGCGAGAAGTGCCAGGCCCCCCTGGTCCTGCGCAACGGCGTCCGCGGCCCCTGGCTCTCCTGCTCGCGCTTCCCCAAGTGCCGCGGGCGCGGCAAGTGGAACGACCTCGCCGAGGACGTCCGTTTCAGCTTGGAGCAGGCCCTCAAGAGCCACGAGGCCGCGCACCCCATCCCCATCATCAAGACGATGTCCGGCAAGGCGCTCACCGACGCGATGGGCAAGCCGCTGGCCGATGCGCTCCCGGTTGGGCAGACAGAGGGGCCCGAGACGTTCGAGTCGGTCGCGGATGCGCTCGAATAG